A single window of Streptomyces xanthii DNA harbors:
- a CDS encoding HAD family hydrolase codes for MRYELVIFDNDGVLVDSEVLSNTLLAGYLTELGHPTTLEESIRDYMGAAMHRVHDLVFERSGQRLPEDFDEVFHARVFAAFERELQAVDGVVEVLEKLSADGVAYCVGSSGSHERIRVGHRKTGLDRWFGAGEGAGRVFSAQDVGRGKPAPDLFLYAAQRMGVAPERCVVVEDSPLGVRAARAAGMDVYGFTAMTPAERLEGADGLFSDMRELPVLLAEKS; via the coding sequence ATGCGCTACGAGTTGGTCATCTTCGACAACGACGGTGTTCTCGTCGACAGTGAGGTCCTTTCCAACACCCTTCTGGCCGGCTACCTCACCGAGCTGGGGCATCCGACCACGCTCGAGGAGTCGATCCGCGACTACATGGGCGCCGCGATGCACCGCGTCCACGACCTCGTGTTCGAGCGGAGCGGGCAGCGGTTGCCGGAGGACTTCGACGAGGTCTTCCACGCACGGGTCTTCGCCGCGTTCGAGCGGGAGCTCCAGGCCGTCGACGGCGTCGTCGAGGTGCTGGAGAAGCTGAGCGCCGACGGGGTGGCGTACTGCGTCGGCTCGTCCGGGAGCCATGAGCGGATCCGGGTCGGGCACCGGAAGACCGGGCTGGACCGGTGGTTCGGCGCGGGTGAGGGTGCGGGGCGCGTCTTCAGTGCGCAGGACGTGGGGCGCGGCAAGCCCGCCCCGGACCTCTTCCTGTACGCCGCGCAGCGGATGGGCGTGGCACCCGAGCGGTGCGTGGTTGTCGAGGACAGTCCGCTCGGGGTGCGGGCGGCGCGGGCGGCCGGGATGGACGTCTACGGGTTCACGGCGATGACTCCGGCCGAGCGGCTGGAGGGCGCTGACGGGCTCTTCTCCGACATGCGGGAACTGCCCGTACTGCTGGCTGAGAAAAGTTGA
- a CDS encoding MFS transporter, with translation MTDGIGGVTSVLRWGRKSLALSFFAQGAAFAVLVTRIPALQDQYGISDGLLPVFLAAVPILAGVGSVGTEQLVKRVRPSQVLRWSQPVLLLALLGVGAGDAMWQVAVALGVFGLSVGALDASMNMLGVSLQRAYGRSIMLGFHAAYSLGGIVGASLAWAGAHWDLSLFLSYLPVVAVALPLCLLGSRWYVDGAAGAEAAAVGGKDSGIVFKMLLPLCLVMSFAYIGDSTVSNWSAKYLQDVLGSSEQLSTVPYNVYMVMTLVGRAVGDVGVRRFGPVTVVRFGAVVAAGGFGVVAAAPGAWVGMLGFTLLGLGLCVIVPQTFAAAGRLFPNASDAAIARLNIFNYVGFLVGSPLVGALGDAWSYRGAMLVPMVLVLVTLVYAPSFGRGTDRYGGGHERPRAVDVGPGGSGV, from the coding sequence ATGACGGACGGCATAGGTGGGGTCACGAGTGTGCTGCGCTGGGGGCGGAAGTCCCTCGCGTTGAGCTTTTTCGCGCAGGGTGCCGCGTTCGCGGTGCTGGTCACGAGGATCCCCGCGCTCCAGGACCAGTACGGCATCTCGGACGGGCTGCTGCCCGTGTTCCTGGCCGCCGTGCCGATTCTCGCGGGTGTGGGCAGCGTGGGGACCGAGCAGCTCGTGAAGAGGGTGCGGCCGAGCCAGGTGCTGCGGTGGTCGCAGCCCGTCCTGCTGCTGGCGCTGCTCGGCGTCGGGGCCGGCGACGCGATGTGGCAGGTGGCCGTCGCCCTGGGCGTCTTCGGGCTGTCCGTGGGTGCGCTGGACGCCTCGATGAACATGCTCGGGGTGAGCCTCCAGCGGGCGTACGGGCGGAGCATCATGCTCGGGTTCCATGCCGCGTACAGCCTGGGCGGGATCGTGGGGGCCTCGCTCGCCTGGGCGGGGGCGCACTGGGACCTGTCGCTGTTCCTGTCGTACCTGCCCGTGGTCGCCGTCGCGCTGCCGCTGTGTCTGCTGGGCAGCCGCTGGTACGTGGACGGGGCCGCCGGGGCGGAGGCGGCGGCGGTCGGCGGGAAGGACAGCGGCATCGTCTTCAAGATGCTGCTGCCGCTGTGCCTGGTGATGTCGTTCGCGTACATCGGTGACTCGACGGTCTCCAACTGGAGCGCCAAGTACCTCCAGGACGTGCTGGGCAGCTCGGAGCAGCTGTCGACCGTTCCGTACAACGTCTACATGGTGATGACGCTGGTCGGGCGGGCCGTCGGCGATGTGGGGGTGCGGCGGTTCGGGCCGGTGACGGTGGTGCGGTTCGGGGCGGTCGTCGCGGCCGGTGGGTTCGGTGTCGTGGCCGCGGCGCCAGGGGCCTGGGTGGGCATGCTGGGGTTCACGCTGCTCGGGCTCGGGCTGTGTGTGATCGTGCCGCAGACGTTCGCGGCGGCGGGACGTCTGTTCCCGAACGCGTCGGACGCGGCGATCGCACGGCTGAACATCTTCAACTACGTGGGCTTCCTGGTGGGTTCGCCGCTGGTCGGGGCGCTGGGTGACGCGTGGAGCTATCGGGGCGCCATGCTCGTACCGATGGTGCTGGTGCTCGTGACGCTCGTGTACGCCCCTTCGTTCGGGCGGGGGACGGACCGATACGGTGGCGGGCATGAGCGGCCGCGCGCAGTTGATGTGGGACCCGGCGGTAGCGGGGTATGA
- a CDS encoding acetoin utilization protein AcuC encodes MSGRAQLMWDPAVAGYDFGTGHPMDPVRLELTRGLVSAFGLDREVEVVAAKRAGDSTLRLVHREDYVEAVKAASADPEAADQAYGLGTVDDPAFAGMHEVSALIAGQSVGAAEAVWRGDALHAVNFAGGLHHAMPGAASGFCVYNDAALAIARLLELGAERVAYVDVDVHHGDGVQAAFWEDPRVLTISLHEHPRTLFPQTGWPEETGADGAAEGSAVNVALPAGTGDAGWLRAFHAVVPELLAEFRPQVLVTQHGADTHFEDPLAHLAVSLDAQRAVQVACHELAHQHADGRWVALGGGGYAVVDVVPRSWTHLVGIAAGREIAPETVIPDGWRQDAYARTRQLAPQRMTDGRWPVSYREWEAGYDPADRLDQAILATRKAAFPLRGLLP; translated from the coding sequence ATGAGCGGCCGCGCGCAGTTGATGTGGGACCCGGCGGTAGCGGGGTATGACTTCGGCACCGGGCATCCGATGGACCCGGTGCGGCTCGAGCTGACCCGGGGGCTGGTGAGTGCGTTCGGGCTGGACCGGGAGGTCGAGGTCGTCGCCGCCAAGCGGGCGGGGGACTCGACGCTGCGGCTCGTGCACCGCGAGGACTACGTGGAGGCGGTGAAGGCCGCTTCCGCGGATCCCGAGGCCGCCGACCAGGCGTACGGGCTGGGGACCGTGGACGATCCGGCGTTCGCCGGGATGCACGAGGTGTCCGCGCTGATCGCGGGGCAGTCGGTGGGCGCGGCGGAGGCCGTGTGGCGGGGGGACGCGCTGCACGCGGTGAACTTCGCCGGCGGGCTGCATCACGCGATGCCGGGGGCCGCGTCCGGGTTCTGCGTCTACAACGACGCGGCGCTGGCGATCGCCCGGCTTCTGGAGCTGGGGGCGGAGCGGGTCGCGTACGTGGATGTGGACGTGCACCACGGGGACGGGGTGCAGGCCGCGTTCTGGGAGGACCCGAGGGTCCTGACGATCTCGCTGCACGAGCATCCGCGCACCCTGTTCCCGCAGACCGGCTGGCCGGAGGAGACCGGGGCGGACGGGGCCGCGGAGGGCTCGGCGGTGAACGTGGCGCTGCCGGCCGGGACCGGGGACGCCGGCTGGCTGCGGGCCTTCCACGCCGTGGTGCCGGAGCTGCTCGCCGAGTTCCGGCCCCAGGTCCTGGTGACGCAGCACGGGGCGGACACGCACTTCGAGGATCCGCTGGCGCATCTCGCGGTGTCGCTGGACGCGCAGCGGGCCGTGCAGGTGGCCTGTCACGAGCTGGCGCACCAGCACGCGGACGGTCGGTGGGTCGCGCTCGGCGGTGGCGGGTACGCGGTCGTGGACGTGGTGCCGCGGTCGTGGACGCATCTGGTGGGCATCGCGGCCGGTCGGGAGATCGCGCCCGAGACGGTGATCCCGGACGGGTGGCGGCAGGACGCGTACGCGCGGACCCGCCAGCTGGCGCCGCAGCGGATGACGGACGGGCGGTGGCCGGTCTCGTACCGGGAGTGGGAGGCCGGGTACGACCCCGCGGACCGGCTGGACCAGGCGATCCTGGCGACGCGGAAGGCGGCCTTCCCGCTGCGGGGTCTGCTGCCGTAG
- a CDS encoding phosphatase — translation MLSTGALRAHLLAARLAGPVATSREVSLRSYRLFAARDPRVLLGLDPEWAWGPRELLALMADRCGVSADPGQVSGCDVIDPERTLLALDAFADRLGRAAEARVPVLFGTGHPHRLLGFYAALADALSAAGCPVLTPAQGRRVDITTRFGLRTYNLDYVRGVALVREPGARPPGGETGAHTHSPLPVRTVLGALAEAGAPLPGLVVGDHGWVCGAGQLGFEAIGLADTDDPALFVGEAEGQVSVVVPLDDGVRSVYYRPLTRYVLNRACLSQ, via the coding sequence GTGTTGAGCACCGGCGCCCTGCGTGCGCATCTGTTGGCGGCACGGCTCGCGGGGCCCGTGGCGACCTCGCGCGAGGTCAGCCTGCGCAGTTATCGGCTGTTCGCGGCGCGGGACCCCCGGGTGCTGCTCGGGCTGGATCCCGAGTGGGCGTGGGGGCCGCGGGAGCTGCTGGCGCTGATGGCGGACCGGTGCGGGGTGTCGGCGGACCCGGGGCAGGTGTCGGGGTGCGACGTCATCGATCCGGAGCGGACGCTGCTCGCGCTCGACGCGTTCGCGGACCGGCTGGGGCGGGCGGCCGAGGCGCGCGTTCCGGTGCTGTTCGGTACGGGGCATCCGCACCGTTTGCTCGGTTTCTACGCCGCGCTTGCGGACGCTCTGTCGGCGGCCGGCTGTCCTGTCCTCACTCCGGCGCAGGGTCGCCGTGTCGACATAACGACCCGGTTCGGTCTACGCACGTACAACCTGGACTACGTACGGGGCGTCGCGCTGGTGCGCGAACCCGGCGCGCGGCCGCCGGGTGGTGAGACCGGCGCGCACACGCATTCGCCGCTCCCGGTTCGGACGGTGCTCGGGGCGCTCGCCGAGGCCGGGGCGCCGCTGCCGGGGCTCGTGGTCGGGGATCACGGCTGGGTCTGCGGCGCAGGTCAGTTGGGGTTCGAGGCGATCGGCCTGGCGGACACGGACGATCCGGCGCTGTTCGTGGGGGAGGCGGAGGGGCAGGTGTCCGTCGTCGTTCCGCTTGATGACGGCGTGCGGTCCGTCTACTACCGCCCACTCACGCGCTATGTACTCAATCGAGCGTGTCTGTCACAGTAG
- a CDS encoding helix-turn-helix domain-containing protein: protein MAAGESRPLNEVQFLTVAEVAAVMRVSKMTVYRLVHSGHLPAIRVGRSFRVPEQAVHEYLRESYVGVETA, encoded by the coding sequence ATGGCTGCTGGTGAGAGTAGGCCTCTGAACGAGGTGCAGTTTTTGACCGTGGCGGAAGTGGCCGCGGTCATGCGAGTGTCCAAGATGACCGTGTACCGGCTGGTGCACAGCGGTCATCTGCCCGCGATCCGCGTGGGGCGGAGCTTCCGTGTCCCGGAGCAAGCGGTTCACGAGTACCTCCGCGAGTCCTATGTGGGGGTGGAAACGGCCTGA
- a CDS encoding 30S ribosomal protein bS22 has protein sequence MGSVIKKRRKRMAKKKHRKLLKRTRVQRRNKK, from the coding sequence GTGGGCTCTGTTATCAAGAAGCGGCGCAAGCGGATGGCGAAGAAGAAGCACCGCAAGCTGCTGAAGCGCACCCGCGTGCAGCGTCGTAACAAGAAGTAA
- a CDS encoding NAD-dependent epimerase/dehydratase family protein, with protein MGKVVLVTGVARQLGGRFVRRIQRDPEVDRVIGVDAVPPAHHLGGADFLQADIRQPAIARVLAEHSVDTVVHLDVTGTALVAGGRGAVKETNVIGTMQLLGACQKAPSVRRLVVKSSTNVYGSAPRDPAVFTETTPPKSLPSGGFAKDAVEVEGYVRGFARRRPDVAVCVLRFANILGPTADSPLAEYLSLPVMPTVFGYDPRLQFVHEDDVIEVLRIASHEPARGTLNSGTFNVAGDGVLLLSQCSRRLGRPTVPVLLPAVNWVGGALRTLGVTDFSPEQIRLLTHGRVVSTVQMRETLGYRPRYTTAETFEDFVRSRGPGLLPPRALAGAVDRIAALPLLGGTPGHPPTHSAN; from the coding sequence TTGGGCAAGGTCGTGCTCGTGACCGGGGTGGCCCGGCAGCTGGGTGGCCGTTTCGTGCGGCGGATCCAGCGGGACCCCGAGGTGGACCGGGTGATCGGGGTGGACGCCGTGCCGCCCGCGCACCATCTGGGCGGGGCCGACTTCCTGCAGGCCGACATCCGCCAGCCCGCGATCGCCCGGGTGCTCGCCGAGCACTCCGTGGACACGGTCGTGCATCTGGACGTGACGGGGACGGCCCTGGTCGCCGGGGGCCGCGGCGCGGTCAAGGAGACCAACGTCATCGGGACGATGCAGCTCCTCGGCGCGTGCCAGAAGGCGCCCAGCGTCCGGCGGCTCGTCGTGAAGTCCAGTACGAACGTGTACGGGTCCGCGCCGCGCGACCCGGCCGTGTTCACCGAGACGACGCCGCCCAAGTCGCTGCCGAGCGGTGGCTTCGCGAAGGACGCGGTGGAGGTCGAGGGGTATGTGCGCGGGTTCGCCCGGCGCCGGCCCGACGTCGCCGTGTGCGTGCTGCGCTTCGCCAACATCCTGGGGCCGACGGCCGATTCGCCGCTCGCCGAGTATCTGTCGCTGCCGGTCATGCCGACCGTGTTCGGCTACGACCCGCGGCTGCAGTTCGTGCACGAGGACGACGTCATCGAGGTGCTGCGGATCGCCTCGCACGAGCCGGCCCGGGGCACGCTCAACAGCGGGACGTTCAATGTCGCCGGGGACGGGGTGCTGCTCCTCTCCCAGTGCTCGCGGCGGCTCGGGCGGCCGACCGTGCCGGTGCTGCTGCCGGCGGTGAACTGGGTGGGCGGCGCCCTGCGCACGCTCGGGGTCACGGACTTCTCGCCGGAGCAGATCCGGCTCCTGACACACGGTCGGGTCGTGTCCACGGTGCAGATGCGCGAGACACTGGGGTACCGGCCGAGGTACACGACGGCGGAGACGTTCGAGGACTTCGTCCGCAGCCGGGGTCCCGGGCTGCTGCCGCCACGGGCCCTGGCCGGGGCCGTGGACAGGATCGCGGCGCTGCCCCTGCTCGGCGGCACGCCAGGTCACCCCCCGACGCACAGCGCCAACTGA
- a CDS encoding lysophospholipid acyltransferase family protein produces MADAKVIPFDDDRSRGAAGKGAAARRRGPGGGRRRGEPAAVAEVQPLPVPEPARPEPEQAADSEPARTPRSGLERRIAGGLSFLRRRITGDYEVDEFGYDQELTDQVLMSLLRPVAEKYFRVEVKGVENIPKEGGALIVANHSGTLPLDGLMMQVAVHDHHPANRHLRLLAADLVFMLPVVNELARKAGHTLACAEDAQRLLESGELVGVMPEGFKGIGKPFSERYKLQRFGRGGFVSTALRAGTPIVPCSIVGAEEIYPMIGNAKTLARVLGFPYFPITPTFPWLGPLGAVPLPTKWTIQFGEPIPTDGYPPEAAEDPMLMFNLTDQVREQIQHTLYKLLVQRRSVFF; encoded by the coding sequence ATGGCGGACGCCAAGGTCATTCCGTTCGACGACGACCGGTCGCGAGGGGCCGCCGGCAAGGGGGCGGCAGCGCGCCGCAGGGGGCCCGGCGGTGGCCGGCGCCGGGGTGAGCCCGCGGCGGTGGCCGAGGTGCAGCCCCTGCCCGTGCCCGAGCCCGCGCGGCCCGAGCCGGAGCAGGCCGCCGATTCCGAGCCCGCGCGCACGCCCCGGAGCGGGCTGGAGCGGCGGATCGCGGGCGGCCTGTCCTTCCTGCGCCGCCGGATCACCGGGGACTACGAGGTCGACGAGTTCGGCTACGACCAGGAGCTCACCGACCAGGTCCTGATGTCGCTGCTGCGGCCGGTCGCGGAGAAGTACTTCCGCGTCGAGGTGAAGGGCGTGGAGAACATCCCGAAGGAGGGCGGCGCACTGATCGTCGCCAATCATTCGGGGACGTTGCCGCTGGACGGCCTGATGATGCAGGTCGCCGTCCACGACCACCATCCGGCCAACCGGCACCTGCGGCTGCTCGCGGCGGACCTCGTGTTCATGCTGCCGGTGGTCAACGAGCTGGCCCGCAAGGCCGGGCACACGCTGGCCTGCGCCGAGGACGCGCAGCGGCTCCTGGAGTCCGGCGAGCTGGTCGGCGTCATGCCCGAGGGCTTCAAGGGGATCGGCAAGCCGTTCAGCGAGCGCTACAAGCTGCAGCGCTTCGGCCGGGGCGGCTTCGTGTCGACGGCCCTGCGTGCGGGCACCCCGATCGTGCCGTGCTCGATCGTCGGGGCGGAGGAGATCTACCCGATGATCGGCAACGCGAAGACTCTGGCGCGGGTCCTCGGGTTCCCGTACTTCCCGATCACGCCGACGTTCCCGTGGCTGGGTCCGCTGGGCGCGGTGCCGTTGCCGACGAAGTGGACGATCCAGTTCGGCGAGCCGATCCCGACGGACGGGTACCCGCCGGAGGCGGCGGAGGACCCGATGCTGATGTTCAACCTGACCGACCAGGTCCGCGAACAGATCCAGCACACGCTCTACAAGCTGCTGGTGCAGCGGCGGTCGGTGTTTTTCTGA
- a CDS encoding DUF5667 domain-containing protein: MIANVSAHRRANAFAQALEEQSDRDPAARQPAEPAAQHSDQAESGQDRLLSLAEGLGDLPRPELDPEVKVVQRAQLVAAMEAMFKEGANPAVPEQRKSKGAHRATPLGKLRPRSRLSKGIAAGGLTVGVAAGAFSGVAAASSDALPGDSLYGLKRGMEDVKLGMADSDSDRGQIYLDQASTRLSEARRLMDRGGRTGQLDHESVGEVRRALSGMRYDASEGHRLLSEAYKRDGSLGPIQALSSFTESHRKTWTALSGKLPVQLGDVRDEVSSVFAAIDEEVGPLRSLLPRTPDRGGSSDPARDGATAPGASGTDSSTPSGSSSPEHSAGSSTKPKPSSSGTGKEDDGLLGGAAGGLLDPPEDKPSTSPTDGRSGSGSTAPAQPDVTLPPLLPGILPGLGIEGEDAN, encoded by the coding sequence GTGATCGCGAACGTATCGGCACACCGGCGGGCGAACGCCTTCGCCCAGGCCCTGGAGGAGCAGTCCGACCGGGACCCGGCGGCGCGGCAGCCGGCGGAGCCGGCGGCTCAGCACAGCGACCAGGCAGAGAGCGGACAGGACAGGCTGCTGTCCCTGGCCGAGGGTCTGGGCGACCTGCCCAGGCCGGAGCTCGACCCCGAGGTCAAGGTGGTGCAGCGGGCCCAGCTCGTGGCCGCCATGGAGGCCATGTTCAAGGAGGGCGCGAATCCGGCCGTACCCGAGCAGCGCAAGAGCAAGGGTGCCCACCGGGCGACCCCGCTCGGCAAGCTCCGTCCCCGCTCGCGCCTGTCCAAGGGCATCGCCGCGGGCGGCCTCACGGTCGGGGTGGCCGCGGGCGCGTTCAGCGGAGTGGCCGCGGCCAGCTCCGACGCGCTGCCCGGTGACTCGCTCTACGGGCTGAAGCGCGGCATGGAGGACGTCAAGCTCGGCATGGCCGACAGCGACTCCGACCGCGGGCAGATCTACCTGGACCAGGCCTCCACCCGGCTCAGCGAGGCGCGCCGGCTGATGGACCGCGGCGGCCGCACCGGTCAGCTCGACCACGAGTCCGTCGGCGAGGTCCGCCGTGCCCTGTCCGGCATGCGCTACGACGCCTCGGAGGGCCACCGCCTGCTGAGCGAGGCGTACAAGCGGGACGGCTCGCTCGGTCCGATCCAGGCCCTGTCCTCGTTCACCGAGTCGCACCGCAAGACCTGGACGGCCCTCAGCGGCAAGCTCCCGGTCCAGCTCGGCGACGTACGGGACGAGGTGAGCTCGGTCTTCGCCGCCATAGACGAAGAGGTCGGTCCGCTGCGCTCGCTGCTGCCGCGGACCCCGGACCGGGGCGGCTCCTCCGACCCGGCGCGGGACGGCGCCACGGCGCCGGGCGCTTCGGGCACGGATTCCTCGACGCCGTCCGGTTCGTCGAGCCCGGAGCACAGCGCCGGTTCGTCGACGAAGCCGAAGCCGTCCAGCTCGGGCACCGGCAAGGAGGACGACGGTCTGCTCGGCGGCGCCGCGGGCGGTCTCCTCGACCCGCCGGAGGACAAGCCGTCCACGTCCCCGACCGACGGCCGCTCCGGCTCCGGCAGCACGGCCCCGGCCCAGCCGGACGTCACCCTGCCCCCGCTGCTCCCCGGCATCCTGCCCGGCCTGGGCATCGAGGGCGAGGACGCGAACTAG
- a CDS encoding ECF subfamily RNA polymerase sigma factor, BldN family — protein sequence MYPHVGVDASGLATLRATVVDRLRGFVPTAYAVPALAVAAPAATGPTGPCFALANTGAATAGRRARSGAAGASGTSTARRPAADSDSARMMDLVERAQAGEADAFGRLYDQYSDTVYRYIYYRVGGKATAEDLTSETFLRALRRIGTFTWQGRDFGAWLVTIARNLVADHFKSSRFRLEVTTGEMLDANEVERSPEDSVLESLSNAALLDAVRRLNPQQQECVTLRFLQGLSVAETARVMGKNEGAIKTLQYRAVRTLARLLPDDAR from the coding sequence GTGTACCCACACGTCGGGGTTGACGCCTCGGGCCTGGCTACGCTGCGCGCAACGGTCGTAGACCGCTTGCGCGGCTTCGTCCCCACCGCGTACGCCGTCCCCGCCCTTGCCGTCGCCGCCCCCGCAGCGACCGGTCCCACCGGTCCGTGCTTCGCCCTGGCCAACACCGGAGCGGCCACGGCCGGCAGACGAGCGCGCTCCGGAGCCGCCGGCGCCTCGGGTACGTCCACCGCCCGCCGGCCCGCCGCGGACAGTGACAGCGCCCGCATGATGGATCTGGTCGAGCGCGCACAGGCCGGTGAGGCCGACGCCTTCGGCCGGCTGTACGACCAGTACAGCGACACCGTCTACCGCTACATCTACTACCGCGTCGGCGGAAAGGCGACGGCCGAGGACCTGACCAGCGAGACCTTCCTGCGCGCCCTGCGCCGCATCGGCACCTTCACCTGGCAGGGCCGAGACTTCGGCGCCTGGCTCGTGACGATCGCGCGGAACCTGGTCGCCGACCACTTCAAGTCCAGCCGCTTCCGCCTCGAGGTCACCACCGGCGAGATGCTCGACGCCAACGAGGTGGAGCGCAGCCCCGAGGACTCCGTCCTGGAGTCCCTCTCCAACGCGGCCCTGCTCGACGCCGTGCGCCGGCTCAACCCGCAGCAGCAGGAGTGCGTCACGCTGCGCTTCCTGCAAGGCCTGTCCGTCGCCGAGACCGCGCGCGTGATGGGCAAGAACGAGGGCGCGATCAAGACCCTCCAATACCGGGCCGTCCGCACGCTGGCCCGGCTCCTCCCCGACGACGCGCGCTGA
- a CDS encoding HAD family hydrolase: protein MAALGWLTPRRRSATARSVLAGEASAEAARKSSQELEDQQALEQPAQEPEFPVVGDDKAAAFFDLDNTVMQGAAIFHFGRGLYKRKFFQRRELTRFAWQQAWFRIAGVEDPEHMQDARDSALSIVKGHRVSELMSIGEEIYDEYMAERIWPGTRALAQAHLDAGQKVWLVTAAPVEIATVIARRLGLTGALGTVAESIGGVYTGKLVGEPLHGPAKAEAVRALASAEALDLGRCAAYSDSHNDIPMLSLVGHPYAINPDAKLRKYAREREWRLRDYRTGRKAAKVGIPAAAGVGALAGGTAAAIALHRRRR, encoded by the coding sequence ATGGCCGCTCTTGGATGGCTCACACCCCGTAGGCGCTCCGCCACCGCGCGGAGCGTGCTGGCCGGCGAGGCCTCTGCCGAGGCCGCCCGCAAGTCCTCCCAGGAGCTGGAGGACCAGCAGGCGCTGGAACAGCCCGCGCAGGAACCGGAGTTCCCGGTCGTCGGCGACGACAAGGCCGCCGCCTTCTTCGACCTGGACAACACGGTGATGCAGGGCGCCGCGATCTTCCACTTCGGCCGCGGCCTGTACAAGCGGAAGTTCTTCCAGCGCCGCGAGCTGACCCGGTTCGCCTGGCAGCAGGCCTGGTTCCGGATCGCCGGGGTCGAGGACCCCGAGCACATGCAGGACGCCCGCGACAGCGCCCTGTCCATCGTCAAGGGCCACCGCGTCTCCGAGCTGATGTCCATCGGCGAGGAGATCTACGACGAGTACATGGCCGAGCGGATCTGGCCCGGCACCCGCGCCCTCGCCCAGGCCCACCTCGACGCGGGCCAGAAGGTCTGGCTGGTCACCGCCGCCCCGGTGGAGATCGCCACCGTGATCGCCCGCCGCCTCGGCCTGACCGGCGCCCTCGGCACCGTCGCGGAGTCCATCGGCGGCGTCTACACGGGCAAGCTCGTGGGCGAACCGCTGCACGGCCCCGCGAAGGCCGAGGCCGTCCGCGCGCTCGCCTCCGCCGAGGCCCTGGACCTCGGCCGCTGCGCCGCGTACAGCGACTCGCACAACGACATCCCGATGCTCTCGCTCGTCGGGCACCCGTACGCGATCAACCCCGACGCCAAACTGCGCAAGTACGCGCGGGAGCGGGAGTGGCGGCTGCGCGACTACCGCACGGGCCGCAAGGCCGCCAAGGTCGGGATCCCGGCCGCGGCCGGCGTCGGCGCGCTCGCGGGCGGCACCGCCGCGGCGATCGCGCTGCACCGCCGCCGCCGCTGA
- a CDS encoding glutaredoxin family protein: MSPVFRRREKKDPSERVVTLIGKPGCHLCDDAQVVIEKVCAEVGASWEKKDITEDEELYRKYWEQIPVVLVDGAQHDFWRVQEERLRRALTS; encoded by the coding sequence ATGAGTCCCGTCTTTCGCAGAAGAGAGAAGAAGGACCCGAGCGAGCGGGTCGTCACGCTGATCGGGAAGCCCGGCTGTCACCTGTGTGATGACGCACAGGTGGTCATCGAGAAGGTGTGCGCCGAGGTCGGAGCATCCTGGGAGAAGAAGGACATCACCGAGGACGAGGAGCTGTACCGCAAGTACTGGGAGCAGATCCCGGTCGTGCTCGTCGACGGGGCGCAGCACGACTTCTGGCGCGTGCAGGAGGAACGGCTGCGGCGTGCGCTCACCTCGTAG
- a CDS encoding redox-sensing transcriptional repressor Rex, which translates to MATGRTHRPATRSRGIPEATVARLPLYLRALTALSERSVPTVSSEELAAAAGVNSAKLRKDFSYLGSYGTRGVGYDVEYLVYQISRELGLTQDWPIVMVGIGNLGAALANYGGFASRGFRVAALIDADPAMTGKSVAGMAVQHADDLEKIVDENGVSIGVIATPAGAAQQVCDRLVAAGVTSILNFAPTVLSVPDGVDVRKVDLSIELQILAFHEQRKAGDAADEGEVPPAAGGVGVEGPAAKVTKAAPSGGSDRKGPDGDVPAVMPA; encoded by the coding sequence GTGGCAACTGGCCGAACTCACCGACCGGCGACCCGCAGCCGAGGGATTCCCGAGGCCACCGTCGCCCGGCTTCCGCTGTACCTCCGCGCCCTCACCGCTCTGTCGGAGCGTTCGGTGCCCACGGTCTCCTCCGAGGAGCTCGCGGCCGCGGCGGGGGTCAACTCCGCGAAGCTGCGCAAGGACTTCTCCTACCTCGGCTCGTACGGCACCCGCGGTGTCGGCTACGACGTCGAGTACCTCGTCTACCAGATCTCGCGCGAGCTGGGCCTGACCCAGGACTGGCCGATCGTCATGGTCGGTATCGGTAACCTCGGCGCGGCCCTGGCCAATTACGGCGGCTTCGCCTCGCGCGGCTTCCGCGTCGCGGCACTGATCGACGCCGACCCGGCGATGACCGGCAAGTCCGTCGCGGGCATGGCCGTGCAGCACGCCGACGACCTCGAGAAGATCGTCGACGAGAACGGCGTGTCGATCGGTGTCATCGCGACCCCGGCGGGCGCCGCGCAGCAGGTCTGCGACCGTCTGGTCGCTGCCGGTGTCACCTCCATCCTGAACTTCGCGCCGACCGTGCTGTCCGTCCCGGACGGCGTCGACGTGCGCAAGGTCGACCTCTCCATCGAGCTGCAGATCCTCGCCTTCCACGAGCAGCGCAAGGCCGGGGACGCCGCGGACGAGGGCGAGGTGCCGCCCGCCGCGGGCGGTGTCGGTGTCGAGGGCCCGGCCGCCAAGGTCACCAAGGCCGCCCCATCCGGCGGCAGCGACCGCAAGGGACCCGACGGGGACGTCCCCGCCGTGATGCCGGCATGA